A DNA window from Chryseobacterium scophthalmum contains the following coding sequences:
- a CDS encoding HesA/MoeB/ThiF family protein has product MKNEDIFSRYSRQIFIEEIGLEGQRKIMNAKVLVIGAGGLGSPVIQYLAAAGVGALGVVDFDEVELHNLNRQIIHNEHFVGKSKVKSAEDFVKNLNHRVNFIGIENKINDSNAEEMISQFDIIVDGSDNFKTRYLVNDICVKLKKPLVYGSILGFSGQVAIFNYNGSKNLRNIFPEPPFDENLPDCDSLGVLGALPGIVGSMMSNLALKIITDLPLNLNQITLIDTLTWRFQTIDF; this is encoded by the coding sequence ATGAAAAACGAAGACATTTTCTCAAGATACAGCCGACAGATCTTTATTGAAGAAATCGGTTTGGAAGGTCAGCGAAAAATAATGAACGCTAAAGTTTTGGTAATTGGGGCAGGAGGTTTGGGAAGTCCTGTCATTCAATATTTGGCTGCGGCGGGAGTTGGAGCTTTGGGAGTTGTAGATTTTGATGAGGTTGAATTGCACAATTTAAACCGACAGATTATTCATAATGAACATTTTGTAGGAAAATCAAAAGTGAAAAGTGCAGAAGACTTTGTGAAAAACCTTAATCATCGAGTCAATTTTATCGGAATTGAAAATAAGATTAATGATTCTAATGCTGAAGAAATGATTTCACAATTTGATATTATTGTTGACGGTTCTGATAATTTTAAAACGAGATATTTAGTTAATGATATTTGTGTAAAGCTTAAAAAGCCTTTAGTTTACGGAAGCATTCTCGGTTTTTCCGGACAAGTTGCTATCTTCAATTATAATGGAAGCAAAAATTTAAGAAATATTTTTCCGGAACCCCCTTTTGATGAAAATCTTCCGGATTGTGACAGTCTCGGAGTTTTAGGCGCATTACCAGGAATTGTAGGAAGTATGATGTCGAATTTAGCTTTAAAAATAATAACCGATTTACCATTAAATTTAAATCAAATCACATTAATCGATACTCTAACCTGGAGATTTCAGACAATTGACTTCTAA
- the thiH gene encoding 2-iminoacetate synthase ThiH: MKSFKDFFEKYQWDEVKAKLEKVTLSDVENSLQKKNRTIEDFLNFLSPVAAQKLELMAKMTQQLTQKRFGKTIQLYAPLYLSNECQNICTYCGFSLDNSIRRKTLSDTELMIEATVLRSMGVNHVLLVSGEANKTVGINYFLNAVRQLKPHFANISIEVQPLSEEEYQQLHDAGVNAVLVYQETYHQEVYKEYHPKGKKSNFNFRLETPDRIGKAGIHKMGLGVLLGLEDWRIDSFFNALHIDYLQKQYWKSRYSVSFPRLRPAEGIIEPNFIMSDKDLLQLICAYRIWNEDLEISISTRESEKFRNNIISLGATAMSAASKTNPGGYAVDKESLEQFETSDERSMEEIKNIIKNAGYDPIMKDWDSVYSGV; encoded by the coding sequence ATGAAAAGTTTTAAAGATTTTTTTGAAAAATACCAATGGGATGAGGTAAAAGCAAAGCTTGAAAAAGTAACGTTATCTGATGTGGAAAATAGTCTTCAAAAAAAGAATAGAACGATAGAGGATTTTCTGAACTTTCTTTCACCGGTTGCTGCTCAAAAGTTAGAATTAATGGCGAAAATGACGCAGCAACTTACTCAGAAGCGGTTCGGGAAAACCATTCAGTTGTATGCGCCGTTGTACCTGAGTAATGAATGTCAGAATATTTGTACGTACTGCGGTTTCAGTTTAGATAATTCAATTAGAAGGAAAACCCTTTCTGATACTGAATTAATGATCGAAGCTACCGTTTTAAGATCAATGGGTGTCAATCACGTTTTGCTGGTAAGCGGAGAAGCAAATAAAACAGTTGGAATTAATTATTTTCTGAATGCTGTTCGTCAGTTGAAGCCACATTTTGCTAATATTTCGATTGAAGTTCAACCTTTGTCAGAAGAAGAATATCAACAGCTTCATGATGCAGGTGTGAATGCTGTTTTGGTCTATCAGGAAACCTATCATCAGGAAGTTTATAAAGAATATCATCCAAAAGGAAAAAAATCAAACTTTAATTTTCGCCTGGAAACGCCTGACAGAATTGGTAAAGCCGGAATTCATAAAATGGGTTTAGGCGTTTTGCTTGGTTTGGAAGATTGGCGTATTGACAGTTTTTTCAACGCACTTCACATTGATTATCTTCAAAAACAATATTGGAAAAGTAGATATTCGGTTTCATTTCCAAGACTTCGACCAGCGGAAGGAATTATTGAACCCAATTTTATTATGTCTGATAAAGATCTACTCCAATTGATCTGTGCTTACCGAATCTGGAATGAAGATTTGGAAATCTCTATTTCAACAAGAGAGAGCGAAAAATTTAGAAATAATATCATTTCTTTAGGCGCAACAGCAATGAGTGCAGCTTCGAAAACCAATCCGGGTGGTTATGCGGTGGACAAAGAATCTTTGGAACAATTTGAAACCAGTGACGAAAGAAGCATGGAGGAAATTAAAAATATTATTAAAAATGCAGGCTACGACCCAATAATGAAAGATTGGGATTCTGTGTATAGCGGAGTTTAA
- a CDS encoding thiazole synthase: MNNQPLIIADRTFGSRLFLGTGKFGNLSEMTDSIIASGSELVTMALKRIDSQSSEDDLLNALKPTKSHLLPNTSGARTVKEAVLAAQLAREALETNWVKLEIHPDPKYLLPDPIETLYATEELAKLGFIVMPYIHADPVLCKRLEDVGTAVVMPLGAPIGTNKGLRTLDFLEIIIAQSNVPVVVDAGIGAPSDAAKAMEMGADAVLVNTAIAVARNPVNMALAFKEGVIAGRRAFESGLGAIGNHAEASSPLTSFLFD; the protein is encoded by the coding sequence ATGAACAATCAACCATTAATTATAGCAGACAGAACTTTCGGATCGAGATTGTTTTTAGGAACCGGAAAATTCGGAAATCTTTCAGAAATGACGGACTCCATCATCGCTTCCGGAAGTGAATTGGTAACAATGGCTTTAAAAAGAATCGATTCGCAATCTTCAGAAGATGATTTGTTAAATGCTCTAAAACCTACAAAATCTCACCTTTTACCGAATACTTCAGGAGCAAGAACGGTGAAAGAGGCGGTTTTGGCAGCGCAATTGGCAAGAGAAGCTTTGGAAACCAATTGGGTGAAATTGGAAATTCATCCTGATCCAAAATATTTATTACCCGATCCGATTGAAACGTTGTATGCAACAGAAGAATTGGCAAAATTAGGATTTATTGTTATGCCTTATATTCATGCTGATCCGGTTTTGTGCAAACGTCTGGAAGATGTAGGAACAGCCGTTGTAATGCCTTTGGGAGCGCCGATTGGAACGAATAAAGGTTTAAGAACTTTAGATTTTTTAGAAATAATTATTGCTCAAAGTAATGTTCCTGTTGTTGTTGATGCCGGAATTGGAGCGCCTTCTGATGCCGCCAAAGCAATGGAAATGGGAGCTGATGCGGTTTTGGTAAATACTGCAATTGCTGTTGCAAGAAATCCTGTAAATATGGCATTGGCTTTTAAAGAAGGCGTAATTGCGGGAAGAAGAGCTTTTGAATCTGGTTTGGGAGCTATCGGAAACCATGCAGAAGCATCAAGTCCACTGACTTCTTTTTTGTTTGATTAA
- the thiE gene encoding thiamine phosphate synthase, with translation MEKLQYISQGFTKSEQELNIKKALDNGIKWIQIRWKNAPENEFIKLCENSKLLCSEYQSVCIINDHVQIAKDIDADGVHLGLKDTSIDIARQILGENKIIGGTANSISDVLQRMNESCDYIGLGPLRFTSTKEQLSPILGFEGYKKIIQDLKEKGLEIPKIFAIGGVVLKDIDLLQQIGIYGVAVSGQITNQPSTINEFKIAMQ, from the coding sequence ATGGAAAAACTACAATATATTTCTCAAGGTTTTACAAAATCCGAACAGGAATTAAATATAAAAAAGGCCTTAGACAACGGCATAAAATGGATTCAGATTCGTTGGAAAAATGCTCCCGAAAATGAGTTTATTAAGCTTTGTGAAAATTCAAAACTGCTGTGTTCAGAATACCAATCAGTTTGTATCATCAATGACCATGTTCAGATTGCAAAAGATATCGATGCAGACGGTGTTCATTTAGGTTTAAAAGATACTTCGATTGATATTGCAAGACAGATTTTAGGAGAAAATAAAATTATCGGTGGAACGGCAAATTCTATTTCTGATGTTTTGCAAAGAATGAATGAATCATGTGATTACATCGGTTTGGGACCACTTCGATTTACTTCAACTAAAGAGCAGTTAAGTCCGATTTTAGGCTTTGAAGGATATAAAAAAATAATCCAGGATTTAAAAGAAAAAGGATTAGAAATTCCAAAAATATTCGCAATTGGCGGAGTGGTTTTGAAAGACATCGACCTCTTACAACAAATAGGAATTTATGGAGTCGCCGTTTCGGGGCAAATCACCAATCAACCATCTACTATCAACGAATTTAAAATAGCAATGCAATGA
- a CDS encoding thiamine phosphate synthase, translating to MIIVISPEELVQNETEIINQLFQEGLDLLHVRKPFINSEKMTDFIQKIDSEFYPQLVFHSHYDVAENFNISRFHFREIDRQNGLYQSFTDKTISTSVHDIETFNQLNKEWEYAFISPVFPSISKKGYEENSTILNDIKKRDNSNVKLIALGGINENNIHHVFDNNIDGVALLGAIWESDEPLHVFRKCSQNIVY from the coding sequence ATGATCATTGTAATTTCTCCCGAAGAACTTGTTCAAAATGAAACTGAGATCATCAATCAACTATTTCAGGAAGGTTTGGATTTGCTTCATGTAAGAAAACCTTTTATTAATTCAGAAAAAATGACTGATTTTATTCAAAAAATTGATTCGGAATTTTACCCTCAATTGGTTTTTCACAGTCATTACGATGTGGCGGAAAACTTTAATATTTCAAGATTTCATTTTAGAGAAATTGACAGACAAAATGGTTTGTATCAATCTTTTACAGATAAAACAATTTCAACGTCTGTTCATGATATTGAAACTTTTAATCAATTGAATAAAGAGTGGGAATATGCATTTATCAGTCCGGTTTTTCCAAGTATTTCTAAAAAAGGATATGAGGAAAATTCAACGATTTTAAATGATATTAAAAAACGAGACAATTCTAATGTTAAACTAATTGCTTTGGGAGGAATTAACGAAAATAATATTCATCACGTTTTTGATAATAATATTGATGGAGTGGCTTTGTTAGGGGCAATATGGGAGAGTGATGAGCCTTTACATGTTTTCAGAAAATGCAGCCAGAATATAGTTTATTAA
- the thiC gene encoding phosphomethylpyrimidine synthase ThiC, which produces MAHKITRSPFPNSKKIYVEGKIHPINVAMREIQLSPTKLTNGTLEHNPPVTVYDTSGPYTDENSEINIEKGLPRIREQWILDRNDVEILDGITSEYGKARLSNSKLDELRFSYNHKPKVAKEGQQVTQLYYARQGIITPEMEYIAIRENQKIEQLDSVSKDMAFQHQGNNFGARTPKNKITPEFVRDEIAAGRAIIPNNINHPESEPMIIGRNFLVKINANIGNSAVSSSIEEEVEKAVWACRWGADTIMDLSTGKNIHETREWIIRNSPVPIGTVPIYQALEKVKGVAEDLTWEIFKDTLIEQAEQGVSYFTIHAGVLLRYIHLTAKRVTGIVSRGGSIMAKWCLFHHKENFLYTHFEEICEIMKKYDVAFSLGDGLRPGSIADANDEAQFAELETLGELTKIAWKHNVQVMIEGPGHVPMHMIKENMDKQLEVCDEAPFYTLGPLTTDIAPGYDHITSGIGAAMIGWFGCAMLCYVTPKEHLGLPNKEDVKVGVITYKLAAHAADLAKGHPGSQYRDNALSKARFEFRWEDQFNLSLDPDTARSYHDETLPADGAKIAHFCSMCGPKFCSMKITQEIRESAEKGMFDKSQEFIEKGKEIYI; this is translated from the coding sequence ATGGCTCATAAAATTACACGTTCGCCGTTTCCGAACTCAAAAAAGATCTATGTTGAAGGGAAAATTCATCCAATCAATGTAGCGATGCGCGAAATACAGCTAAGTCCGACAAAACTCACCAACGGAACTTTAGAACATAATCCACCTGTTACTGTGTATGATACTTCAGGACCTTACACCGATGAAAATTCTGAAATTAATATCGAAAAAGGACTTCCAAGAATTCGTGAACAATGGATCTTAGACAGAAATGATGTAGAAATTCTTGATGGAATTACTTCAGAATACGGAAAAGCCCGTCTTTCAAATTCAAAATTGGATGAATTGCGTTTTTCTTACAATCACAAACCAAAAGTTGCAAAGGAAGGACAACAAGTTACCCAATTATACTACGCAAGACAGGGCATCATCACTCCCGAAATGGAATACATTGCGATCAGAGAAAATCAAAAAATTGAGCAGCTCGATTCTGTTTCAAAAGACATGGCTTTTCAACATCAGGGAAATAATTTTGGTGCAAGAACTCCGAAAAACAAAATTACTCCCGAGTTTGTAAGAGACGAAATTGCAGCAGGAAGAGCAATTATTCCCAATAATATCAATCATCCGGAAAGCGAACCAATGATTATTGGGCGAAATTTTTTGGTTAAAATTAATGCAAACATCGGAAACAGTGCCGTTTCATCGAGTATTGAAGAAGAAGTTGAGAAAGCGGTTTGGGCCTGCAGATGGGGAGCAGATACAATTATGGATCTGTCAACGGGAAAAAATATTCACGAAACCAGAGAATGGATCATCAGAAACAGCCCGGTACCTATTGGTACGGTCCCGATTTATCAGGCGTTGGAAAAAGTAAAAGGTGTTGCAGAAGATCTCACTTGGGAAATTTTTAAAGATACTTTGATCGAACAGGCAGAACAGGGAGTTTCGTACTTCACAATTCACGCTGGAGTTTTGTTGAGATATATTCATTTAACCGCAAAACGTGTCACAGGAATTGTTTCCAGAGGTGGTTCTATCATGGCAAAATGGTGTTTGTTTCATCATAAAGAAAACTTTTTATACACCCACTTCGAGGAGATCTGCGAGATCATGAAAAAATATGACGTTGCTTTTTCTTTAGGCGACGGCCTTCGTCCTGGCTCTATTGCTGATGCGAATGATGAAGCACAATTTGCGGAATTGGAAACTTTAGGCGAACTGACAAAAATTGCCTGGAAACACAATGTTCAGGTAATGATTGAAGGTCCTGGTCACGTTCCGATGCACATGATCAAAGAAAATATGGATAAGCAATTGGAAGTTTGTGATGAAGCACCGTTTTATACATTAGGTCCTTTAACGACGGATATTGCGCCAGGTTACGATCACATTACTTCCGGAATTGGTGCAGCAATGATTGGCTGGTTTGGTTGCGCGATGTTGTGTTATGTGACACCAAAAGAACATTTGGGACTTCCCAATAAAGAAGATGTAAAAGTTGGAGTAATAACTTACAAGTTGGCTGCTCATGCTGCAGATCTGGCGAAAGGTCATCCTGGTTCGCAATACAGAGACAACGCTTTGAGTAAAGCAAGATTTGAATTTCGTTGGGAAGATCAGTTTAATCTTTCATTGGATCCAGATACGGCAAGATCTTATCATGATGAAACGCTTCCTGCAGACGGAGCAAAAATTGCGCATTTCTGCTCAATGTGCGGACCAAAATTCTGTTCAATGAAAATCACACAGGAAATCCGTGAGTCTGCAGAAAAAGGAATGTTCGACAAATCTCAGGAATTCATCGAAAAAGGGAAAGAAATTTATATATGA
- the thiS gene encoding sulfur carrier protein ThiS: MELTINHTLRNFDVLPKTLEALIAMELPEKKKGIAVALNNRIIPQSFWAETILNNQDSILIITATQGG; encoded by the coding sequence ATGGAGCTCACAATCAATCACACACTAAGAAATTTTGATGTACTTCCCAAAACGCTGGAAGCACTTATCGCTATGGAATTACCTGAAAAGAAAAAAGGAATTGCTGTAGCGCTCAACAATCGTATTATTCCGCAGTCATTTTGGGCGGAAACCATTCTCAACAACCAAGATTCAATTTTAATCATTACTGCTACTCAAGGCGGTTAA
- a CDS encoding RluA family pseudouridine synthase produces the protein MEEQIVFEDNHLLVINKKVGQLVQGDKTGDEPLLDSIKDFIKKRDNKPGNVFLGLVHRIDRPTSGLVIYAKTSKALSRLTQMVKNREIQKTYWAVVAKEMIPQSQRLVHYLQKNEKNNKAIVFTKVTEGAKEAILTYNVIKTLDNYLLLEIDLETGRHHQIRAQLSKTGVPIKGDLKYGAPRSNPDGGINLHARKLQFIHPVTKEEMTIVAPVPQNDAIWRACEE, from the coding sequence ATGGAAGAGCAGATTGTTTTTGAGGATAATCACCTTTTAGTTATCAATAAAAAAGTAGGGCAACTCGTTCAGGGTGATAAAACCGGTGACGAACCTTTACTCGATTCCATTAAAGATTTCATCAAAAAAAGAGATAATAAACCCGGAAATGTTTTTCTGGGTTTGGTACATCGTATCGACCGGCCAACTTCTGGTTTAGTGATTTATGCTAAAACTTCAAAAGCGCTTTCACGATTGACTCAAATGGTTAAAAACCGTGAAATTCAGAAAACGTATTGGGCAGTTGTTGCTAAAGAAATGATTCCTCAAAGCCAAAGATTGGTTCATTATCTTCAGAAAAACGAAAAGAATAATAAAGCAATCGTTTTTACGAAAGTTACCGAGGGTGCAAAAGAAGCAATTCTTACCTACAATGTTATTAAAACTCTGGATAATTATCTTCTTTTAGAAATTGATCTGGAAACCGGAAGACATCATCAAATCAGAGCACAGTTATCAAAAACCGGAGTTCCTATTAAAGGTGATTTAAAATACGGTGCGCCTCGTTCAAATCCGGATGGAGGAATTAATCTTCACGCCAGAAAACTTCAGTTTATACATCCTGTTACAAAGGAGGAGATGACAATCGTTGCTCCCGTTCCGCAGAATGACGCGATCTGGAGAGCGTGTGAAGAATAA
- the panB gene encoding 3-methyl-2-oxobutanoate hydroxymethyltransferase: MSVHSEIKRVTTETLRKMKFDKEKITMLTAYDFTTAKMVDAGGVDTILIGDSAANVMAGFETTLPITLDQMIYHTQSVVRGVERALVIADLPFGTYQSNPDIALESAVRMMKEGGAHAIKIEGGKEISKSIKKIINAGIPIMGHLGLTPQSIYQFGTYKVRAKEEAEAEKLINDAKLLEELGCFGVVLEKIPADLAKRVTESISIPTIGIGAGPHCDGQVLVYHDMVGMNKGFSPKFLRRYLDLYTEITGAVSQYVKDVKSADFPNQNESY, from the coding sequence ATGTCTGTTCATTCTGAAATTAAAAGAGTTACTACAGAAACCTTGCGAAAAATGAAATTCGACAAGGAGAAAATAACAATGCTTACCGCTTACGATTTTACAACGGCAAAAATGGTTGACGCCGGTGGTGTTGATACCATTCTTATCGGAGATTCTGCGGCGAATGTAATGGCGGGTTTTGAAACAACACTTCCTATTACATTAGATCAGATGATTTATCACACTCAAAGTGTGGTGAGAGGGGTAGAAAGAGCATTGGTAATTGCAGATCTTCCTTTCGGAACTTACCAAAGTAATCCTGATATCGCACTGGAATCTGCAGTTAGAATGATGAAAGAAGGAGGAGCTCATGCGATTAAAATTGAGGGTGGAAAAGAAATTTCAAAATCAATTAAAAAAATCATCAATGCCGGAATTCCTATTATGGGACATTTGGGATTAACGCCACAGTCTATTTACCAGTTTGGAACTTATAAAGTAAGAGCTAAAGAAGAGGCTGAAGCTGAAAAATTAATCAACGATGCAAAATTGCTTGAAGAATTAGGATGTTTTGGAGTTGTTCTTGAAAAAATTCCTGCGGATCTGGCTAAAAGAGTGACGGAAAGTATCTCAATTCCAACGATCGGAATTGGAGCCGGACCTCATTGTGACGGACAGGTTTTGGTATATCATGATATGGTGGGAATGAACAAAGGTTTCTCTCCAAAATTTTTAAGAAGATATCTAGATCTATATACAGAAATTACAGGAGCAGTTTCCCAATATGTGAAAGACGTGAAAAGTGCTGATTTCCCTAACCAAAATGAGAGCTATTAA
- a CDS encoding Crp/Fnr family transcriptional regulator produces the protein MSQEQQIAIEERFARVFNDKSFKERLSNTDYERYINAKKKLVFQKHDIVFDDGETPKGVYVIEKGAAKLSKSGSFGKDQILRFIKEGDIIGYRALLCGENFQAKAEAMTDVECTFLPADIFMDLLEVDPQLSFVMLQKISYELGESSNTITFLAQKTVRERLAEILILLEQKLGTDPEGFIKISLTREEIANIIGTATESAIRLISEFKGDSLIEVDGRNIKILNHDKLMKLGHVVL, from the coding sequence ATGTCGCAGGAACAACAGATTGCTATTGAAGAAAGATTCGCGAGGGTTTTTAATGATAAATCCTTTAAAGAAAGACTTTCCAATACTGATTATGAAAGATATATCAACGCAAAAAAGAAACTCGTTTTTCAAAAACACGATATCGTCTTTGACGATGGCGAAACTCCGAAAGGGGTTTACGTAATAGAAAAAGGGGCTGCTAAATTGTCAAAATCGGGATCTTTTGGTAAAGATCAAATTCTTAGATTTATAAAAGAAGGTGATATTATAGGATATCGTGCATTGTTGTGTGGAGAAAATTTTCAGGCAAAGGCAGAAGCAATGACTGATGTTGAATGCACATTCTTACCTGCAGATATTTTTATGGACTTATTAGAAGTAGATCCACAGTTATCTTTTGTGATGCTTCAGAAAATATCTTACGAATTGGGGGAGTCTTCCAACACGATTACTTTCTTGGCTCAAAAAACAGTAAGAGAAAGATTGGCAGAGATTCTTATTCTTTTAGAACAAAAATTAGGGACAGATCCTGAAGGTTTTATCAAAATTTCTTTAACTAGAGAAGAAATCGCCAACATTATCGGAACAGCTACCGAAAGTGCTATCCGACTGATTTCCGAATTTAAAGGTGACAGTCTCATCGAAGTAGACGGTAGAAACATCAAAATTCTCAACCACGATAAATTAATGAAACTAGGACACGTAGTTTTGTAA